CAGGCCTACCCACAGAACTACCAAACCGCCCAAAATGTTCCAAGTCCCTCTATAGCTCCACCCATACCAAAGAGAGCCACTTTCCAAGTTCCCGTTCCTACCGAGCACGATGTGCACGGTTCTGAGTTGTACCACTATGAAGAACAGGAAAAGGAATGGAGGGCAAAGAAGGATGCCAGGGTCGatataaaagaagaaattaaaaagtctATGAAAGAGCTACAATGCATTCCCGACATCACTGGACTCAGTTACGAGGACTTGTGCATCCACCCAGATTTGGACCTTCcagaagggttcaagattccaaagTTTGACACCTTCGGAGGAGTGGTCAACCCCATGGCTCATTTGAGAGCCTATTGTGACCAGCTCGTGGGAGTTGGCAGGGATGAGGCTTATTTGATGCGGCTTTTCAACCGAAGCCTGTGTGGGAAGGCCCTCGAATGGTTTAACTCACAGGAAACCAGGCAATGGACCAGTTGGAATGCATTGGCCAAAGATTTCATTGACCGATTTGCCTACAACATTGAAATAGTTCCTGATCGGTATTCTctggagaagatgaagcaaaagTCAACTGAGAGCTATAGGGAGTTCTCCTATAGGTGGAGGAAAGAAGCGGCAAGGGTAAGGCCACCCATGACCGAGATAGAAATCGTGGAAGTGTTCGTACACGTGCAGGAGCCGGAGTActaagatagaatcatgttgctcgTTGGAGCAAAGTTCGCCGAGATAGTCAAGATTGGTGATACTATTGAAGACAGTTTGAAATCAGGGAAGATAGCCCGTGTAGCCGCATCACCTAGATCTTCAAggttgttgaagaagaaaagagaagaagttgCTGCTGTTTCATATGGGGGAAGGAAAACCCCCAGAAGCTTGTCGCATTCCCAAGGTCGTTCCAGGCCTTCCCCAAAGTCCTACCAAGCTTACTACACGCAATCCAGTCATCCCAATAACCATAATACTACCCCCACTTATCCAAACGCCCAAGCTCCACTGTACCAAAGTCCACCCCTCAATTACCAAAGTCCATCTCCCATTTACCCAAATTACCCTCCACCTTATCAAATCCCATCTCCCTACAAGGGTATTGCTCCCAACTGTGCTAATGTACAGTCGAGATATCGATCACCCCCTCCTAtttatcaagtccaagctccactATATCAAAATCCCCTTCCGAATTACCAAGCTCCATCGCCAAATTACTAAACAAACC
This portion of the Solanum pennellii chromosome 12, SPENNV200 genome encodes:
- the LOC107006256 gene encoding extensin-2-like, producing MLLVGAKFAEIVKIGDTIEDSLKSGKIARVAASPRSSRLLKKKREEVAAVSYGGRKTPRSLSHSQGRSRPSPKSYQAYYTQSSHPNNHNTTPTYPNAQAPLYQSPPLNYQSPSPIYPNYPPPYQIPSPYKGIAPNCANVQSRYRSPPPIYQVQAPLYQNPLPNYQAPSPNY